In one window of Alphaproteobacteria bacterium DNA:
- the galU gene encoding UTP--glucose-1-phosphate uridylyltransferase GalU, with product MTATVRKAVFPVGGLGTRFLPATKALPKEMLPIVDKPLIHYAVEEARAAGIEEFIFVTGKGKSAIEDHFDHSSELEALLRSRGKAEAAASLSSWLPAPGKVAYTRQQEPLGLGHAIWCARHFIGDEPFAVLLPDDIFLAEVPCLKQMVDAYSGRGGMVAAEIIEGADISNYGVLDVAGGNGKVVNVRSLVEKPKPADAPSNYAVVGRYIMTPRVFEYLDRQEKGAGGEIQLTDALSWLASVEEFAGIEIEGERFDCGQRSGYLRANIAFGLRRADLRDGLIQYIRSLDLGA from the coding sequence ATGACTGCAACCGTGCGCAAAGCCGTTTTCCCCGTGGGGGGGCTCGGGACGCGTTTTTTGCCCGCGACGAAGGCGCTGCCCAAGGAAATGCTGCCCATCGTCGACAAACCGCTGATCCATTACGCGGTGGAGGAAGCGCGGGCGGCCGGAATCGAAGAGTTCATTTTTGTCACCGGCAAAGGCAAAAGCGCGATTGAGGACCATTTCGATCATTCGTCGGAGCTAGAGGCGCTGTTGCGCTCGCGCGGTAAAGCGGAAGCTGCCGCGAGTTTGAGCAGTTGGTTACCGGCACCGGGCAAGGTCGCCTATACCCGCCAACAGGAGCCGCTTGGACTGGGCCACGCCATTTGGTGCGCGCGGCACTTCATTGGCGACGAGCCCTTCGCCGTTCTGCTGCCCGACGATATCTTCTTGGCTGAGGTTCCCTGTCTCAAGCAGATGGTCGACGCCTATTCCGGCCGTGGCGGGATGGTTGCAGCGGAGATCATCGAGGGAGCCGACATCTCCAACTATGGCGTTCTCGACGTAGCGGGCGGGAATGGGAAGGTCGTGAACGTTCGCTCGCTGGTCGAGAAGCCTAAGCCCGCAGACGCGCCATCGAATTATGCGGTCGTCGGGCGCTACATTATGACCCCGAGAGTCTTCGAGTATCTTGATCGCCAAGAAAAGGGTGCCGGCGGCGAAATCCAGCTAACCGACGCGCTCTCGTGGTTAGCCTCGGTCGAGGAATTTGCCGGTATCGAGATCGAAGGCGAGCGCTTCGATTGTGGCCAGCGGTCGGGATACCTTCGCGCCAATATCGCCTTTGGACTTCGACGGGCTGACTTACGCGACGGTCTAATTCAGTACATCCGGAGCTTAGACCTCGGTGCATAA
- a CDS encoding VWA domain-containing protein, translating into MVQKPRNTPTNPARTGVQAFLDKVAVTPVAPTAGRGRLIFALDATASREPMWDRACHIQAEMFRETAALGGLEIQLAYYRGFDEFAATPWIASSADLIRRMTSVFCLGGHTQIRKVLDHAVAETKRRKVNAVVFVGDCMEESVDDLCHSAGKLGVLGVPVFLFQEGAEPIADMAFRQIAKLTRGAHCRFDASSPNQLRDLLNAVAVYAAGGRRALTDFGRKSGPDVRRLTSQLKT; encoded by the coding sequence ATGGTTCAGAAACCGCGAAATACCCCGACGAATCCTGCGCGGACCGGTGTCCAGGCGTTCCTCGATAAAGTCGCTGTGACCCCGGTCGCGCCAACCGCGGGCCGCGGGCGCTTGATCTTTGCGCTCGATGCTACCGCGAGCCGAGAGCCTATGTGGGACCGTGCGTGCCACATCCAGGCTGAAATGTTTCGCGAGACAGCGGCATTGGGCGGCCTAGAGATTCAGTTGGCCTACTACCGGGGTTTCGACGAATTTGCAGCGACCCCATGGATAGCCAGTTCAGCCGATCTTATTCGCCGCATGACCTCGGTGTTTTGCCTAGGCGGGCATACGCAGATTCGCAAGGTGCTAGACCACGCCGTTGCCGAAACAAAACGTCGCAAGGTGAACGCGGTCGTGTTTGTCGGCGACTGCATGGAGGAAAGTGTCGACGATCTTTGCCATAGCGCCGGCAAATTAGGTGTACTCGGCGTACCGGTGTTTCTTTTTCAAGAGGGTGCCGAGCCGATCGCGGATATGGCGTTCCGGCAAATCGCCAAGCTCACACGCGGCGCACATTGCCGCTTCGATGCGTCGAGCCCGAATCAACTCCGCGACCTCCTCAACGCTGTTGCCGTCTATGCTGCGGGTGGGCGGCGCGCCCTTACCGACTTCGGCCGCAAGTCGGGTCCCGACGTTCGGCGTCTCACCAGCCAATTGAAAACATAG
- a CDS encoding phosphomannomutase/phosphoglucomutase — protein sequence MIAHRFDPSILRAYDIRGVLDETLGAADAVAIGCAFGTIVRRRGGRTVNVGYDGRHSSPGLADRLVEGLKSTGVAVRRVGLGPTPMLYFSVHDTSADGGIMVTGSHNPPDHNGFKFMLGRSGFFGEDIQALGKMAEAGDFDVGDGTEETIDVAVRYIDRLVAGADFPADLTVAWDPGNGAAGAVLEALTARIPGRHVLINVAVDGDFPNHHPDPTVPENLEQLRDAVTREGAALGFAFDGDGDRIGVVDAAGRIVWGDQLLALLARDVLTNHPGATIIGDVKCSIALFDEIRRLGGDPVMWAAGHSLVKAKMVETGAKLAGEMSAHIFFADDYYGFDDGLYAAVRTLQLIQRSGTSIGAMLDELPVFVNTPELRFDCSESRKFAVAAEVAARMRAAGAEVVDIDGVRVSNEDGWWLLRASNTQAVLVARIEAHDQAGLDRLKAQLFAELTASGVQPPAV from the coding sequence ATGATCGCGCATCGGTTCGATCCCTCGATCCTGCGGGCCTACGATATTCGAGGCGTGCTCGACGAGACGCTGGGCGCGGCCGACGCGGTGGCGATTGGGTGTGCCTTCGGCACTATTGTTCGGCGGCGCGGCGGGCGCACGGTCAATGTCGGCTACGACGGTCGCCACAGTTCGCCGGGCCTAGCGGATCGCCTTGTCGAAGGACTGAAGTCCACCGGCGTCGCGGTTCGGAGAGTCGGGCTCGGCCCGACTCCAATGCTCTATTTTAGCGTGCATGACACGTCCGCCGACGGCGGCATCATGGTGACCGGTTCCCACAATCCGCCCGACCACAACGGCTTCAAATTCATGCTGGGCCGCTCGGGATTTTTTGGCGAAGACATACAAGCCCTTGGAAAGATGGCCGAGGCTGGCGACTTCGATGTCGGCGACGGCACGGAGGAAACAATCGACGTTGCCGTCCGGTACATCGATCGTCTGGTCGCCGGTGCCGATTTTCCGGCCGACCTTACGGTAGCATGGGATCCCGGCAATGGTGCGGCCGGTGCGGTTCTCGAGGCGTTGACCGCGCGCATTCCTGGACGCCACGTCCTCATCAATGTGGCTGTCGACGGCGACTTTCCCAATCATCATCCCGACCCGACGGTTCCGGAAAACCTTGAACAGCTACGGGACGCCGTGACGCGCGAAGGCGCGGCGCTGGGATTTGCGTTCGATGGCGACGGCGACCGGATCGGTGTCGTCGATGCGGCGGGGCGTATCGTCTGGGGCGATCAGTTGCTCGCGCTGCTCGCGCGCGACGTCCTGACCAACCATCCCGGTGCAACGATTATCGGCGATGTTAAATGCAGTATCGCGTTGTTCGATGAAATCCGCCGCCTTGGCGGCGATCCGGTCATGTGGGCGGCAGGACACTCGCTGGTAAAGGCCAAGATGGTCGAAACCGGCGCGAAACTCGCAGGCGAGATGAGTGCGCACATCTTCTTTGCCGACGACTATTACGGTTTCGACGATGGGCTCTACGCCGCGGTTCGGACGCTTCAGCTGATCCAACGGAGCGGCACGTCGATCGGTGCCATGCTGGACGAGTTGCCCGTTTTCGTGAATACGCCCGAACTTCGCTTCGATTGCTCCGAGTCGCGAAAGTTCGCCGTGGCCGCCGAGGTTGCTGCACGGATGCGCGCGGCGGGCGCCGAGGTTGTCGACATCGATGGGGTTCGGGTAAGCAATGAAGACGGTTGGTGGCTGCTGCGGGCGTCGAACACTCAGGCGGTGCTGGTGGCGCGAATCGAAGCGCACGATCAGGCTGGCCTCGACCGTTTAAAGGCGCAACTTTTCGCCGAGCTCACCGCAAGCGGTGTCCAACCGCCCGCCGTCTAG
- a CDS encoding MipA/OmpV family protein: MLRLIATSIVIAFGASQAFAANVGGTRSYESQLAGATDTSIEFSRQSDWKGVVGGGLGLVPEFIGANDYEIGALPLVDVEWRGAYFLSTQRGAGLNLYRRSGLKFGPRFTYDRGRDSSDSTFLTGLPDVDPGIEFGAFLETTNGPWRFKGDLRKGLNGHEGFVASFDLAVGGRLSDKSNLILGGVTHYASKDYTKAYFDSTVAGTGRALFSADGGGFSDVGGYATVVYNISERVFVSGMIRGTLLIGEAADSPISQSDGQYFFGTLFGYRF; this comes from the coding sequence ATGTTACGACTGATCGCCACATCCATTGTTATCGCCTTTGGGGCCTCGCAAGCGTTCGCCGCGAACGTCGGCGGCACCCGCAGCTACGAATCCCAGTTGGCCGGCGCGACCGACACGTCGATCGAGTTTTCGAGGCAAAGCGATTGGAAGGGCGTCGTCGGCGGCGGCCTTGGCCTCGTTCCAGAATTCATCGGTGCGAACGATTACGAGATCGGCGCGTTACCGCTCGTCGATGTAGAGTGGCGCGGGGCCTACTTCCTCAGCACCCAGCGCGGCGCAGGTCTGAATCTTTACCGCCGCTCGGGGCTGAAGTTCGGGCCACGCTTTACCTACGATCGCGGGCGCGATTCCTCCGACAGTACGTTTCTCACGGGTCTCCCCGATGTCGATCCCGGTATCGAGTTTGGGGCTTTCCTTGAGACGACGAACGGGCCCTGGCGATTCAAGGGCGACCTGCGCAAGGGTTTGAACGGCCACGAGGGGTTTGTCGCGTCGTTCGACTTGGCGGTTGGTGGGCGGTTGAGCGACAAATCGAATCTTATCCTTGGCGGCGTGACCCACTACGCGAGCAAGGATTACACCAAGGCCTACTTCGATTCGACAGTCGCGGGCACAGGCCGAGCGCTGTTCAGCGCCGACGGCGGCGGGTTCTCGGATGTCGGCGGCTACGCCACCGTGGTCTACAACATCAGCGAGCGGGTGTTTGTGTCCGGTATGATCCGGGGCACTCTCCTGATCGGCGAGGCCGCCGATAGCCCGATTTCGCAGTCGGACGGGCAATACTTCTTCGGCACCCTTTTTGGGTACCGTTTCTAA
- a CDS encoding molecular chaperone DnaJ codes for MYWLLIGFTVLGTLFLMARWFVTAEPREILRAGRWLAVLGGVAFLGFLASRGLWGAMFPLLMAGFMYYRRRAKRAAFTRAADPADAARTGKTSEVRTATLRMNLDHDTGTLDGSVLQGRFAGRDLGALSEAELIALLEECGRTDSESAQLLETYLDRRLGPAWRDRHDHAADTAPSGPGAMSRAEAFAVLGLEPGASDTEIRQAHHRLMKGMHPDQGGSTFLATKINQAKDLLLGKG; via the coding sequence ATGTACTGGCTTCTGATTGGTTTCACGGTGCTTGGTACGCTGTTCCTTATGGCGCGCTGGTTTGTGACCGCCGAACCGCGCGAGATCCTCCGCGCCGGGCGGTGGCTTGCGGTCCTTGGCGGCGTTGCGTTTTTAGGATTTCTGGCGTCGCGTGGGCTTTGGGGCGCGATGTTCCCGTTGCTGATGGCCGGGTTCATGTACTACCGGCGTCGCGCTAAGCGGGCGGCGTTTACGCGGGCGGCCGATCCGGCGGATGCGGCGCGCACGGGTAAGACCTCCGAAGTGCGGACTGCGACGTTGCGCATGAACCTTGACCACGATACCGGCACCCTCGACGGCAGCGTCTTGCAGGGACGGTTTGCCGGTCGCGACCTCGGCGCGTTGTCGGAAGCCGAACTCATTGCCCTCCTTGAGGAGTGCGGTCGTACAGACTCGGAATCGGCGCAACTTCTAGAGACCTATTTGGATCGGCGCCTCGGTCCGGCGTGGCGGGATAGGCACGACCATGCGGCGGATACCGCGCCGTCCGGCCCCGGCGCCATGTCCCGCGCCGAAGCCTTTGCGGTCCTCGGTTTGGAACCTGGCGCCAGCGACACGGAGATCCGGCAGGCCCACCACAGGCTGATGAAAGGGATGCATCCCGATCAGGGCGGGTCGACCTTCCTCGCGACGAAAATCAACCAGGCGAAGGATCTTCTCCTGGGAAAAGGCTAA
- a CDS encoding DUF1489 domain-containing protein, with translation MPLNILKLSVGVDDVDQLRAIQARRLKQEGTLRHFTRHRPRRADEIVEGGSIYWIIKGYVQVRQQIVGIETASHPEGKQCALVLSPDLVPTMHQPRRPHQGWRYLEDRDAPADAVAGRDSDSDALPAPLVRTLKEIGAW, from the coding sequence ATGCCTCTGAACATCCTCAAGCTAAGCGTCGGTGTCGATGACGTCGATCAATTGCGGGCCATCCAGGCTCGCCGCTTGAAGCAAGAGGGCACGCTCCGCCACTTCACCCGACACCGTCCTCGGCGCGCCGACGAGATCGTCGAAGGGGGCTCGATCTATTGGATCATCAAGGGATATGTCCAGGTCCGCCAGCAAATCGTTGGGATCGAGACCGCGTCCCACCCGGAGGGTAAACAGTGTGCCTTGGTCCTCAGTCCGGATCTTGTCCCGACGATGCACCAGCCCAGGCGACCCCACCAGGGGTGGCGGTATCTAGAAGATCGCGATGCGCCGGCCGATGCGGTTGCCGGTCGGGACTCAGATAGCGACGCCCTCCCGGCGCCGCTGGTCCGCACTCTGAAGGAAATCGGCGCGTGGTAG
- a CDS encoding NAD(P)/FAD-dependent oxidoreductase, whose product MTDYVDCIVIGAGVVGLAVARSIAGQGRDVVVLEEEDRIGSVTSSRNSEVIHAGIYYPPGSKKAALCVEGKALLYRYCSDRGIPFRQCGKLIVAAEASEMERLGEIQANGIACGVADLRLIEGAEAQALEPQLRCHAALVSPSTGIVDSHQYMLALEGDIESAGGVVALRTTFKSATPTTTGFRVQVETAESDAVELDCGTLVNAAGLHAQAVASAVRGLNADLIPPQYLAKGSYFILDGKAPFDRLIYPLPTSASLGLHYSVDLGGQARFGPDVEWVETIDYRVDSDRVSTFETSIRRYFPALAPGALYAGYAGVRPKIVGPGAAAGDFAIQGPQEHKIAGLFNLFGIESPGLTSSLAIGRYVADAIGATA is encoded by the coding sequence ATGACCGACTACGTTGATTGCATAGTGATCGGCGCCGGTGTTGTCGGACTGGCCGTCGCCAGGAGCATCGCCGGACAAGGCCGGGACGTTGTGGTCCTCGAAGAAGAAGACCGAATCGGAAGCGTCACCAGTTCACGCAACAGCGAAGTCATTCACGCAGGGATTTACTACCCACCTGGATCGAAGAAGGCCGCGCTTTGTGTCGAGGGAAAAGCACTGTTGTACCGCTACTGCAGCGACCGCGGCATTCCCTTTCGCCAATGCGGTAAGTTGATCGTTGCGGCGGAGGCGTCGGAAATGGAACGCCTCGGGGAAATCCAGGCCAACGGCATAGCCTGCGGCGTTGCCGACCTCCGGCTAATCGAAGGCGCCGAGGCCCAAGCCTTGGAACCCCAGCTCCGGTGTCACGCGGCGCTGGTGTCGCCCTCAACCGGCATCGTCGATAGCCACCAGTACATGCTTGCCCTCGAAGGCGACATCGAATCTGCCGGCGGCGTCGTGGCGCTGCGGACAACGTTCAAGTCGGCGACCCCAACCACGACCGGCTTTCGCGTCCAGGTCGAAACCGCCGAGTCCGACGCTGTTGAACTCGATTGCGGCACTTTGGTCAACGCGGCCGGACTCCATGCACAAGCCGTCGCCAGCGCCGTCCGCGGGCTCAACGCCGACCTGATCCCGCCCCAGTATCTTGCCAAGGGAAGCTACTTCATCTTGGACGGCAAAGCGCCGTTCGACCGCTTGATTTACCCACTGCCAACAAGCGCCAGCCTTGGCCTGCACTATTCGGTCGACCTCGGCGGCCAAGCGCGCTTTGGCCCCGATGTCGAGTGGGTCGAAACCATCGACTACCGCGTCGATAGCGATCGCGTCTCGACCTTCGAAACGAGCATTCGCCGTTATTTCCCGGCCCTGGCCCCGGGCGCCCTCTACGCCGGTTATGCCGGGGTGCGGCCGAAGATCGTCGGACCGGGCGCAGCGGCCGGAGATTTCGCGATCCAGGGACCGCAAGAACACAAGATTGCGGGCCTATTCAACCTGTTCGGCATCGAGTCGCCTGGGTTAACCTCTTCGTTAGCGATTGGCCGCTATGTTGCGGACGCCATCGGCGCGACCGCCTAG
- a CDS encoding FAD-dependent monooxygenase — MNVQNKNNRVVIAGAGPVGLTAAYALIRQGIHVLMLESYADVPTEPRASTFHPPTMKLLEKLDVADELHAMGLEVAKWQFRDLKEGLVAEFDLGSLADITRYPYRLHCEQHKYAQMLLAKIEASDLCEIRKGRTVLSARSDASGVSVTAEGPDGPEEVTGRYLIGCDGGRSAVRHAMGVSFEGHTFEERFLVLTTPFDYAPYGFRGTCYIADPKRWYSMFKVPADGPPGRWRVVSPVALGTTEAEAFDDDSCQARIQAVLPHPDGGTFPIVHKNIYQVHQRIAGRFADGNMFLAGDAAHINNPLGGMGLNFGIHDALNLTEKMGTVMRGGASNDVFGLYDRQRRTVAEEYLLAQTAQNKKDLEERDPAVRQRRQEEWRETAADPDKARAFLLRTAMFKSVERADSIT, encoded by the coding sequence GTGAACGTGCAAAACAAGAATAATCGGGTTGTTATCGCCGGCGCAGGGCCTGTCGGTCTCACCGCCGCCTACGCCCTGATCCGGCAGGGCATTCACGTTTTGATGTTGGAATCCTACGCCGACGTCCCGACCGAGCCGCGGGCATCGACCTTCCACCCCCCGACGATGAAACTTCTCGAGAAACTCGACGTCGCGGACGAACTCCATGCAATGGGGCTCGAAGTCGCCAAATGGCAGTTCCGAGACTTGAAGGAAGGATTGGTCGCCGAATTCGACCTCGGATCCCTTGCCGACATAACCCGGTACCCCTACCGACTCCACTGCGAACAGCACAAATACGCACAAATGCTTTTGGCAAAGATCGAAGCTTCAGATCTATGCGAGATTCGCAAGGGACGTACGGTCCTGTCGGCCCGCTCGGATGCAAGCGGGGTTTCGGTTACCGCCGAAGGCCCCGATGGCCCGGAGGAGGTAACGGGCAGGTACCTCATCGGGTGCGATGGCGGAAGAAGCGCCGTTCGCCACGCGATGGGAGTGAGCTTTGAGGGGCATACCTTCGAGGAACGCTTTCTCGTCCTGACAACGCCCTTCGATTACGCTCCCTACGGCTTCCGCGGGACTTGCTACATCGCGGATCCAAAGCGCTGGTACTCCATGTTCAAAGTGCCGGCAGACGGCCCGCCCGGGCGCTGGCGCGTGGTTTCCCCGGTAGCCCTGGGGACGACCGAAGCCGAAGCGTTCGACGACGACTCCTGTCAGGCGCGGATACAGGCCGTTCTCCCCCACCCCGACGGCGGCACGTTCCCGATCGTCCATAAAAACATCTATCAGGTACATCAACGCATTGCCGGTCGCTTTGCCGACGGGAACATGTTTCTGGCCGGAGACGCCGCGCACATCAACAACCCGTTGGGCGGCATGGGCTTGAATTTCGGCATTCACGACGCCCTCAATCTTACCGAAAAAATGGGGACGGTCATGCGGGGCGGAGCCTCCAACGATGTCTTTGGACTCTATGACCGCCAACGGCGCACGGTCGCCGAGGAGTATCTTTTGGCGCAAACCGCACAGAACAAGAAAGATCTCGAAGAGCGCGATCCGGCAGTGCGTCAGAGACGTCAGGAGGAATGGCGTGAGACTGCGGCCGATCCGGACAAGGCGCGCGCATTCTTGCTTCGGACTGCGATGTTCAAATCAGTCGAGCGCGCTGACTCAATCACCTAG
- a CDS encoding UDP-glucose/GDP-mannose dehydrogenase family protein — protein MKIVVIGTGYVGLVSGACFADIGNDVTCVDKNPTIVERLGRGDIPIYEPGLGDVVARNVANGRLTFADTAAQVVSNADVVFIAVGTPPKENGDADLSYVQAAAAEFAPYLAGYTVVVTKSTVPVGTNRKVAEIVRANAPDADFDIASVPEFLREGSAVADFASPDRIVVGVDSARAADTLRTLHEPLIKGRPERLVVADVETAELIKYSANAFLAVKITFINEIANLCERVGANVEDVARGMGFDTRIGRWGLSAGPGYGGSCFPKDTSALAHGAAQAGAPTRLVETAIEVNDARKRGLAEKIAAAVGGSLAGKTVAVLGITFKANTDDVRDSPAIDLVQGLLTAGAAVRVFDPQGESHARRLIDGVTWCDGAIDAANGAHVATIATEWDQFKPGHLDLTALKAAMAVPVLVDFRNLFEPADAAAAGFTYVSVGRRPVSPINV, from the coding sequence ATGAAGATCGTTGTCATTGGAACCGGTTATGTCGGGCTCGTTTCGGGCGCTTGTTTCGCCGATATCGGTAACGATGTCACCTGTGTCGACAAGAATCCGACGATCGTGGAACGGCTGGGTCGCGGGGACATTCCGATCTACGAACCGGGCCTTGGCGATGTGGTTGCGCGCAATGTGGCAAACGGTCGGCTGACTTTTGCCGACACGGCGGCGCAGGTGGTCTCCAACGCGGATGTCGTTTTTATAGCGGTGGGAACGCCGCCCAAAGAAAACGGGGATGCCGACCTTTCCTACGTCCAGGCGGCCGCCGCAGAATTCGCGCCGTATCTTGCGGGCTATACCGTCGTCGTGACCAAATCGACAGTGCCGGTCGGCACCAACCGGAAGGTCGCGGAGATCGTCCGCGCCAACGCACCGGACGCCGATTTCGATATCGCGTCGGTGCCGGAATTCCTGCGAGAAGGGAGCGCTGTGGCGGACTTCGCCTCGCCCGACCGTATCGTCGTTGGCGTCGATAGCGCGCGCGCCGCGGACACCCTGCGGACTCTGCATGAACCGCTGATCAAGGGCCGTCCGGAGAGATTGGTGGTCGCCGATGTCGAGACCGCCGAGCTTATTAAGTACAGTGCCAATGCGTTTCTTGCGGTGAAGATTACCTTCATCAACGAAATCGCCAACCTTTGCGAACGGGTCGGTGCCAATGTCGAGGACGTTGCCCGCGGCATGGGTTTCGACACCCGCATCGGCCGCTGGGGACTGAGCGCCGGGCCGGGATACGGCGGATCGTGCTTTCCAAAGGATACTTCGGCGTTAGCGCATGGCGCCGCGCAGGCAGGCGCCCCGACGCGGTTGGTGGAAACGGCCATCGAGGTCAACGACGCGCGTAAGCGGGGGTTGGCGGAAAAGATCGCGGCGGCGGTCGGCGGAAGCCTCGCAGGAAAAACCGTTGCCGTTCTCGGGATCACGTTCAAAGCGAATACAGACGATGTGCGCGATAGTCCCGCCATCGATCTGGTGCAGGGCCTTCTGACTGCCGGCGCCGCGGTTCGGGTCTTCGATCCCCAGGGCGAATCGCATGCCCGAAGGCTAATCGACGGCGTTACATGGTGTGACGGTGCGATCGACGCGGCCAACGGTGCCCATGTGGCTACGATTGCGACGGAATGGGATCAGTTCAAACCGGGGCATCTGGACCTGACGGCACTCAAAGCGGCAATGGCTGTGCCGGTTTTGGTCGATTTTCGTAATCTTTTCGAACCGGCGGATGCCGCCGCCGCCGGGTTCACCTACGTCAGCGTCGGGCGGCGGCCGGTCTCCCCAATTAACGTATGA
- a CDS encoding DUF3179 domain-containing protein, translated as MMSTVLRAAAGAVVCATVLVGAAAADPSVWRHEWPSTDFSRTSVEFDEILSGGPPKDGIPAIDWPRFIDLAEVAGYRDFRIEPTEPVVGVTVNGEMRAYPLSILMWHEIVNDDLGGVPISVTFCPLCNAAVVFDRRLDDRVLDFGTTGKLRNSDLVMYDRQTESWWQQFLGEAIVGELLGKRLAVLPARLESWANFEARANDAATLLVPTNAALRRYGANPYSGYDSLSTPFLYRGVALETLKQVGVAPLARVITVDREGNSTKAAWSLDLLRERGRVETDDGFVITWEPGQNSALDSSSIARGVDVGNVVVQRRTGDGALVDYPYGIDFAFAYKAFFPNGQIILD; from the coding sequence ATGATGAGCACGGTCTTGCGCGCGGCTGCTGGCGCCGTCGTTTGCGCCACGGTCTTGGTTGGTGCGGCCGCCGCCGATCCATCGGTGTGGCGCCACGAGTGGCCGTCGACGGACTTCTCCCGAACGTCGGTCGAGTTCGACGAAATCCTCTCCGGCGGCCCGCCGAAAGACGGCATACCGGCTATCGACTGGCCGCGGTTCATCGACTTGGCAGAGGTCGCTGGTTACCGAGACTTCCGGATCGAACCTACCGAGCCGGTCGTTGGCGTTACCGTAAACGGCGAAATGCGGGCTTATCCGTTGTCGATTCTGATGTGGCACGAAATCGTCAACGACGACTTGGGCGGCGTGCCGATCTCGGTGACGTTTTGTCCCCTTTGCAATGCAGCGGTCGTATTCGATCGGCGGCTCGACGACCGGGTTCTCGATTTCGGCACGACCGGTAAGCTGCGCAATTCGGATCTCGTGATGTACGACCGCCAGACCGAAAGCTGGTGGCAGCAGTTCCTTGGCGAAGCCATCGTCGGTGAATTGCTCGGGAAGCGGCTTGCGGTCCTCCCTGCACGGCTCGAGTCATGGGCGAATTTTGAGGCGCGTGCGAACGATGCCGCAACGTTGCTAGTGCCGACCAACGCGGCGTTGAGACGGTACGGCGCCAATCCCTATTCGGGGTACGACTCACTTTCGACGCCGTTCCTTTATCGGGGTGTGGCGCTGGAGACGCTGAAACAGGTAGGGGTTGCGCCGCTGGCGCGGGTGATCACCGTCGATCGAGAGGGCAACAGCACAAAGGCCGCGTGGTCCCTGGATCTGCTTCGTGAGCGTGGTCGGGTCGAGACCGACGACGGCTTCGTCATTACCTGGGAACCCGGGCAAAACTCTGCGCTCGATTCCTCTTCGATCGCCAGGGGCGTCGATGTCGGCAACGTCGTCGTGCAGCGACGAACCGGGGACGGTGCGCTGGTCGACTATCCCTACGGGATCGATTTCGCCTTCGCTTACAAAGCGTTCTTTCCAAACGGCCAAATCATCTTGGATTAA